GCCGCAGATCAAGCGTGACACTGTCACTGGCCAAAAGCGACCCGAACTGCTTGGTGACATCGGAAAGCGAAAGAATGGCATCAGGCATGTTTACGCTCCCCCGCCAGAACACCGACAAGTCCACCGCGCGCAAACAGCACGACCAGAAGCAGCAGGACACCCAACGGCAACTGCCAGAATTCCCAAACACCGCCCAGAAGGTGTTCCAGAATGATGTAAAGTGCCGCACCGGCAAGCGGACCAAACAAACGCCCGACCCCGCCCAGAATGACAAACACCATGATTTCACCTGACATATGCCAAGACAACATGGTCGGGCTGACAAACCTGTTGAGATCGGCATAAAGCGCACCGGCAAGGGCGGTGATCATCGCCGAAATCACAAAGGCAACCAGACGAATGCGAAACGGTGCAATACCAACCGCCGTCATGCGTTGCGGGTTCTGACGCGCCCCCTGAAGGGCAAGACCGAAGCGCGAGCGGATCAGAACGGCCGAAAATACCATCGCAATCGCCAGCATAACGGCACAAAGGGCAAAGAAGCTGATCGGATCAAGGGTGTTGATCCCCGGGAAACCATTGCGCACATAGATCGACAAGCCGTCTTCCCCGCCATAGGCCGGCCAGGAGATCGCGAAGTAATAGATCATCTGCGCAAAGGCCAGCGTGATCATGATGAAATAGACCCCGCTGGTGCGCAGCGTAATCGCCCCGATCACCAGTGCAACAAGTGCCGACACCACAAGGGCGACAATCCAGATGACGATCATCTGGGTTGTGCCTTCGATCAGGAACGGGCTTTCCATGATCGGTTCATAGTTCAGCGCATGGCTGGCAAGGATACCGGCCGCATAACCGCCAATACCGAAGAACGCGGCATGCCCGAACGACACAAGTCCGCCATAGCCCAGCACAAGGTTCAGCCCGACACCGGCCATTGCAAAGATCGCGACCTTGGTGGCAAGGGTGATGATGAATGGTTCATCCATGCCAAGCGCGATCAGCGGAACGGCGATCAGCGCAATCGCAAGGATGGAATTAATCAGAAACTCGCGGTTCATGGTCATCAGGAAGTCGCCCCGAACAGACCGCTTGGCCGCAGGAACAGAACCAGCGCCATCACGATATAAATCAACATGGATGCCAGTGCCGAGCCAATCGCCGTGGCACTTGACGGATCAAGGAAGGTCGCAAACGCATGCGGCAACAGAAAACGCCCCATCGTGTCGGTAAACCCAACCAGCAAGGAGCCGACCAATGCCCCCTTAATGGAGCCGATGCCGCCAATGACGATCACGACAAAGGCCAGAATAAGAACCGGTTCACCCATGCCAACCTGAACCGACTGGGTCGTGCCGACAAAGGCACCGGCAAGCCCGGCCAACGCAGCCCCAAGGGCAAAGACGATGGTGTAAAGACGATCAATATCGACACCAAGGGCCGCGATCATGCCACGGTCCGCCTCGCCCGCACGGATGCGGATGCCAAGACGGGTTTTGCCGATCAACAGGAACAAACCGACCGCAACAGCAAGCCCGGCAACAATAATGGCCAAACGGAAAAGCGGATATTGCGATCCGCCCGGCAGGATAACAGTGCCGGTCAGGAAATCAGGCACGCTTAAAAACAGCGGGAAGGATCCGAAAATCCAGCGGGTGCCTTCGGAAAAAATCAAAATAAGCGCAAAAGTCGCCAGAACCTGATCAAGGTGATCACGGTTATAAAGACGGCGGATAATCAACATTTCGACCAGTGCACCGGCAATAGCAGCCGCCATCAAACTGGCGACAAGCCCCAGCCAGAAAGACCCGGTCCATGCAGCCACAGCCGCACAGGCAAACGCACCGATCATATAAAGGGAGCCATGGGCAAGATTAATCAGGCCCATCACACCGAAAACCAGCGTCAGCCCCGATGCCATCAAAAACAGCATCACCCCGGACTGAAGGCCGTTTAACAGCTGCTCCAGAAAAAGAGAAAACATTATTGGAAACTCCGTCACAAGGTGTAGGGTCCAAACTCATTCACATAATCGGTCCGGTCTCCCGGATTTGTGCGGATATGCGGAGCAAAATCGCAGGAAGATTAATATCTTTCAAGATTTTGCGACAAAATAGCCCGTGCAAATCCGGGTGATCCGAAGGACAACTGATATGAGAGAAAGCCTCTGCGTCAAATCCCTTGACCGGGGATCACCCCGCTCTGCGGGATTTTCCTAGCTTTTTCTCTCATATCAGTTGCCGGATCGGTCATGTGAATGAGTTTGGACCCTAGGGGCCGATTACAAAATCGAAACCGGCCCCCGGCCTCTTGTCAGCTCTTTATTACATCGAGCATTCCGACGCATAGGCGTCAGAGTGATCCGTCAGCGCCGTACCAATGATCTTGTTGGTCAGCACATCGCCTTCTTTGACGACTTCACGGACATAGATGTCCTGGATCGGATGCTGGTTCGGGCCAAAGATGAACTTGCCACGTACCGAGTTGAAGTCAGCTGCACGCAGCGCATCACGGAATGCATCAGCATCCGAGACGCTTGCCTTGTCCATGGCTGACAACAGAAGGTTCGCGGTGTCAAAGCCATAAGACGCATAAAGCGACGGCAGACGACCGTATTCAGCCTGGAACGTTTCAACGAACGCCTTGTTGGTGGCGTTGTCGATGTCTTTTGACCAGTTCGAGGTGTTCTTGAAGCCAAGCGCATCATCGCCAACCGCACCAAGAATACCCTGATCCATCGAGAAGGCCGGACCGATCAGCGGGATATCAACACCGGACTGGGCATACTGCTTCATGAAGGCAATACCCATGCCGCCCGGCAGGAAGAAGAAGACGCTTTCTGCACCCGATGCACGGATCTGTGCGATTTCGGCAGCATAATCGGTCTGACC
The DNA window shown above is from Thalassospira sp. ER-Se-21-Dark and carries:
- a CDS encoding branched-chain amino acid ABC transporter permease codes for the protein MTMNREFLINSILAIALIAVPLIALGMDEPFIITLATKVAIFAMAGVGLNLVLGYGGLVSFGHAAFFGIGGYAAGILASHALNYEPIMESPFLIEGTTQMIVIWIVALVVSALVALVIGAITLRTSGVYFIMITLAFAQMIYYFAISWPAYGGEDGLSIYVRNGFPGINTLDPISFFALCAVMLAIAMVFSAVLIRSRFGLALQGARQNPQRMTAVGIAPFRIRLVAFVISAMITALAGALYADLNRFVSPTMLSWHMSGEIMVFVILGGVGRLFGPLAGAALYIILEHLLGGVWEFWQLPLGVLLLLVVLFARGGLVGVLAGERKHA
- a CDS encoding branched-chain amino acid ABC transporter permease — translated: MFSLFLEQLLNGLQSGVMLFLMASGLTLVFGVMGLINLAHGSLYMIGAFACAAVAAWTGSFWLGLVASLMAAAIAGALVEMLIIRRLYNRDHLDQVLATFALILIFSEGTRWIFGSFPLFLSVPDFLTGTVILPGGSQYPLFRLAIIVAGLAVAVGLFLLIGKTRLGIRIRAGEADRGMIAALGVDIDRLYTIVFALGAALAGLAGAFVGTTQSVQVGMGEPVLILAFVVIVIGGIGSIKGALVGSLLVGFTDTMGRFLLPHAFATFLDPSSATAIGSALASMLIYIVMALVLFLRPSGLFGATS